Proteins encoded by one window of Octopus bimaculoides isolate UCB-OBI-ISO-001 chromosome 4, ASM119413v2, whole genome shotgun sequence:
- the LOC106875132 gene encoding beta-1,3-galactosyltransferase 5 isoform X2: MLGGVLKIKCHKVVVFCCSLISVIIIFHYFKSNNNSYPPNGFLESVEDTYRHYRGSRKRINPLDFTYTIPGEKICGHRSPFLLIFVVSLHTRRSQRDAIRSTWGSVSIGKPWPRSQYGNQPSNPPPNLFTKVVFLFGYHPNDTHNRELLHESAQHNDVVQANFTESYRNLTRKVLMGLKWARQYCPQAKFVMKIDDDTFVNVPMVFDYLLSKDVWERTIMGFINIDSIPFRLYTKWQVSWSEYPYMRYPIYTSGNIYVFLFRTSCLLLDVAEYIPYVSMEDVYITGILAEVIHAKHRLIPLKWYSPYKTASPCELATNKKMASQMITAKLHYLVWKAMQEKICD, from the coding sequence ATGCTTGGTGGCGTTTTGAAGATAAAATGTCACAAAGTTGTGGTTTTTTGTTGTTCACTCATATCGGTCATcataattttccattattttaagAGCAACAATAATAGCTATCCTCCCAATGGATTCCTGGAGTCAGTCGAAGATACATACCGCCATTACCGTGGGAGCAGGAAACGTATCAACCCGCTTGACTTCACCTACACAATTCCAGGTGAGAAAATCTGTGGACACAGATCTCCCTTCTTGCTCATCTTCGTCGTGTCCCTGCACACGCGACGATCCCAGCGAGACGCAATCCGCTCCACGTGGGGCAGCGTATCGATCGGAAAACCGTGGCCAAGAAGCCAATATGGAAATCAACCGTCAAACCCGCCTCCTAATCTCTTCACGAAAGTTGTCTTCCTCTTCGGGTATCACCCCAACGACACACACAATCGAGAGCTACTTCACGAAAGTGCTCAGCACAACGATGTCGTACAGGCGAACTTTACCGAAAGTTACCGAAATTTAACTCGTAAAGTCCTCATGGGGTTGAAATGGGCTCGTCAATACTGCCCCCAAGCCAAGTTTGTTATGAAAATTGATGATGACACTTTTGTCAATGTACCAATGGTGTTTGACTATCTCCTGTCTAAAGACGTTTGGGAAAGAACGATTATGGGTTTTATCAACATAGACTCCATACCGTTTCGGTTGTACACAAAATGGCAAGTTAGCTGGAGTGAATATCCATATATGCGATACCCAATCTACACTTCCGGTAATATCTATGTGTTTCTCTTCAGGACTTCCTGTTTGTTGTTAGACGTGGCGGAATATATTCCTTATGTGTCTATGGAGGACGTTTACATCACAGGGATTCTAGCAGAAGTAATTCACGCTAAACATCGATTAATTCCACTGAAATGGTATTCTCCATATAAGACAGCTTCCCCGTGTGAGTTAGCCACCAACAAGAAAATGGCGAGTCAAATGATAACAGCCAAATTACATTACTTGGTATGGAAGGCAATGCAGGAAAAAATTTGTGATTGA
- the LOC106875132 gene encoding beta-1,3-galactosyltransferase 5 isoform X1 translates to MEEQIISRNPFSRTRLPVSSTLPMLGGVLKIKCHKVVVFCCSLISVIIIFHYFKSNNNSYPPNGFLESVEDTYRHYRGSRKRINPLDFTYTIPGEKICGHRSPFLLIFVVSLHTRRSQRDAIRSTWGSVSIGKPWPRSQYGNQPSNPPPNLFTKVVFLFGYHPNDTHNRELLHESAQHNDVVQANFTESYRNLTRKVLMGLKWARQYCPQAKFVMKIDDDTFVNVPMVFDYLLSKDVWERTIMGFINIDSIPFRLYTKWQVSWSEYPYMRYPIYTSGNIYVFLFRTSCLLLDVAEYIPYVSMEDVYITGILAEVIHAKHRLIPLKWYSPYKTASPCELATNKKMASQMITAKLHYLVWKAMQEKICD, encoded by the exons ATGGAAGAACAAATAATTTCTC gaAACCCATTTTCTAGAACACGGCTTCCAGTTTCTTCTACTCTCCCAATGCTTGGTGGCGTTTTGAAGATAAAATGTCACAAAGTTGTGGTTTTTTGTTGTTCACTCATATCGGTCATcataattttccattattttaagAGCAACAATAATAGCTATCCTCCCAATGGATTCCTGGAGTCAGTCGAAGATACATACCGCCATTACCGTGGGAGCAGGAAACGTATCAACCCGCTTGACTTCACCTACACAATTCCAGGTGAGAAAATCTGTGGACACAGATCTCCCTTCTTGCTCATCTTCGTCGTGTCCCTGCACACGCGACGATCCCAGCGAGACGCAATCCGCTCCACGTGGGGCAGCGTATCGATCGGAAAACCGTGGCCAAGAAGCCAATATGGAAATCAACCGTCAAACCCGCCTCCTAATCTCTTCACGAAAGTTGTCTTCCTCTTCGGGTATCACCCCAACGACACACACAATCGAGAGCTACTTCACGAAAGTGCTCAGCACAACGATGTCGTACAGGCGAACTTTACCGAAAGTTACCGAAATTTAACTCGTAAAGTCCTCATGGGGTTGAAATGGGCTCGTCAATACTGCCCCCAAGCCAAGTTTGTTATGAAAATTGATGATGACACTTTTGTCAATGTACCAATGGTGTTTGACTATCTCCTGTCTAAAGACGTTTGGGAAAGAACGATTATGGGTTTTATCAACATAGACTCCATACCGTTTCGGTTGTACACAAAATGGCAAGTTAGCTGGAGTGAATATCCATATATGCGATACCCAATCTACACTTCCGGTAATATCTATGTGTTTCTCTTCAGGACTTCCTGTTTGTTGTTAGACGTGGCGGAATATATTCCTTATGTGTCTATGGAGGACGTTTACATCACAGGGATTCTAGCAGAAGTAATTCACGCTAAACATCGATTAATTCCACTGAAATGGTATTCTCCATATAAGACAGCTTCCCCGTGTGAGTTAGCCACCAACAAGAAAATGGCGAGTCAAATGATAACAGCCAAATTACATTACTTGGTATGGAAGGCAATGCAGGAAAAAATTTGTGATTGA